In the genome of Paenibacillus sp. FSL R5-0766, one region contains:
- a CDS encoding peptidase, whose amino-acid sequence MNKRKTKKVSTVMICILSLFLASSTVLANTASSPYSTPKIKGHTYTFTSEVWTRNFTTGTTAEAVASVKASASVPNGYMGAMARLYTSGGSLKASSSMTYNTSKTSSFFVYSPRITTKTTYYAQNVGEFYNGNGYTRYTGYKSPHLKLSNVNSSNVLFENNTETSETIHELLLQTKYDVNSHGDTYGSALSEPIIGVEPDLIAAIGTNGIEGYLKAEDLTPKITTIEEALAQTQVNGTVRTIHLYGVEGDNIIGEFDVVTDYKVE is encoded by the coding sequence ATGAATAAGAGAAAAACGAAGAAAGTTAGTACGGTAATGATTTGTATTCTATCGTTATTTTTGGCATCTTCAACAGTCCTGGCTAATACTGCATCTTCACCGTATAGTACACCCAAAATTAAGGGACACACGTACACTTTCACATCTGAAGTATGGACTCGAAATTTTACTACAGGTACGACTGCTGAAGCCGTTGCATCAGTGAAGGCTTCAGCAAGTGTTCCAAATGGATATATGGGAGCTATGGCTAGATTGTACACATCTGGCGGAAGCTTAAAAGCTTCAAGTTCCATGACATATAATACGTCGAAAACCTCTAGTTTTTTTGTCTACTCTCCAAGAATAACGACTAAAACGACGTATTATGCTCAGAACGTTGGTGAATTCTATAATGGGAATGGATACACTCGGTATACTGGATACAAGTCGCCACACTTAAAGTTATCGAACGTAAATTCATCAAATGTTTTATTTGAAAACAACACTGAAACATCGGAAACGATTCACGAATTATTGCTTCAAACTAAATATGATGTCAATTCACACGGCGATACCTATGGCTCAGCATTATCTGAACCAATCATTGGGGTTGAACCCGATTTGATTGCTGCAATTGGCACCAATGGAATCGAGGGTTATCTAAAAGCTGAAGATCTTACACCTAAAATCACTACCATCGAAGAAGCCTTAGCACAAACACAAGTGAATGGTACTGTTCGAACGATTCATTTGTATGGTGTAGAAGGAGACAATATTATTGGAGAATTTGATGTAGTTACTGATTATAAAGTAGAATAG
- a CDS encoding Gfo/Idh/MocA family oxidoreductase yields MSKKIRTGIIGASINNGWASGTHIPAIQHLDEFELTAVGTSNMVSAKKSAEAFRADHGFDNMEELAQHPDVDMVVVSINVKEHYNAVKAIAPAGKPIYCEWPLGSNTEEALEMQEWVASAQLPNAIGLQARQAPALQYVKDLLADGYVGKVLSANLKISIDGMGGVGDKSTAYLYDRKVGGNLLTIVGGHNLDAFTFMLGDFTELSATTAQQFPEVELVDIQKVIKKTTDDQIMITGKLTNGAAASVHIQGGVKHQTGLTLEIFGENGTIVLSAPASIQFGSHQLRGAGSTDNELRELTIPDAYYSAPNSLYNDSGFVLNMAQAYRKFAKDIQEGTTLAPTFEDAVKLHQLLDAVEKSAQTGERQYL; encoded by the coding sequence ATGAGTAAAAAAATTCGTACAGGTATCATAGGAGCATCCATTAATAACGGGTGGGCGAGCGGAACCCATATTCCAGCTATTCAGCATTTGGATGAATTCGAGCTTACAGCGGTTGGGACAAGTAATATGGTGAGTGCAAAGAAAAGCGCAGAAGCTTTCCGGGCAGATCATGGCTTTGATAATATGGAGGAGTTGGCTCAGCACCCTGATGTGGATATGGTTGTTGTCAGTATTAACGTCAAGGAACATTATAATGCAGTCAAAGCCATCGCTCCTGCTGGCAAACCAATCTATTGTGAATGGCCACTGGGTTCTAATACAGAGGAAGCGCTTGAAATGCAGGAATGGGTAGCATCCGCACAACTGCCAAATGCAATTGGATTACAGGCTAGACAAGCCCCGGCCCTTCAATACGTAAAAGATTTATTGGCAGACGGTTATGTCGGTAAAGTGTTATCTGCCAACCTGAAGATCTCCATAGATGGCATGGGTGGTGTTGGTGACAAGTCGACTGCGTACTTGTATGACCGGAAAGTTGGAGGGAACTTGCTGACCATTGTAGGGGGCCATAATCTGGATGCCTTCACTTTCATGCTTGGGGACTTTACAGAATTGTCTGCCACCACAGCTCAACAGTTTCCAGAAGTTGAATTGGTAGATATTCAGAAAGTCATCAAGAAAACAACGGATGATCAGATCATGATTACAGGAAAATTGACTAATGGGGCAGCAGCCAGTGTCCATATTCAAGGTGGAGTCAAACATCAGACAGGACTCACACTTGAAATCTTCGGAGAAAACGGCACGATTGTTCTGAGCGCCCCTGCATCCATTCAATTCGGATCACATCAATTACGCGGTGCAGGATCTACGGACAACGAGCTTCGTGAACTAACCATTCCCGATGCCTATTACTCGGCTCCAAATTCTCTATATAACGACTCCGGATTTGTTCTAAACATGGCTCAGGCTTATCGCAAGTTTGCCAAAGATATTCAAGAAGGCACTACCTTAGCACCTACTTTCGAGGATGCGGTGAAACTACATCAGTTACTGGATGCCGTCGAGAAATCAGCCCAGACCGGTGAACGTCAATATCTATAA
- a CDS encoding helix-turn-helix domain-containing protein: MRVCNEGFEQEFIDGKSDMYAIAFTQNVLSGRWKYFILWYLKDETRRYTDIKKFLGDLSQGSLTKQLKELENDGVIQRDVYPEVPPRVEYSLTDKGMKLLPILEKMEDFGKEYG; encoded by the coding sequence ATGAGAGTTTGCAATGAAGGATTTGAACAAGAGTTTATAGATGGAAAAAGTGACATGTACGCCATTGCTTTTACTCAGAATGTCCTTTCTGGGCGTTGGAAATATTTTATCTTATGGTACCTAAAAGACGAAACACGGCGATATACGGATATCAAAAAATTCCTTGGAGATCTGTCTCAAGGCTCCCTCACAAAGCAGCTTAAAGAGTTAGAGAATGATGGTGTTATTCAACGTGATGTATATCCGGAAGTTCCTCCGCGAGTTGAGTATTCGTTAACAGACAAGGGAATGAAGTTACTACCGATCCTTGAAAAGATGGAGGACTTTGGCAAAGAATACGGCTAA